From the genome of Nicotiana sylvestris chromosome 1, ASM39365v2, whole genome shotgun sequence:
agaagaagaagatgaagtagaAGAATCCGATGTTGAGAAGGACAAGATGGTTAAGTTTGGGAAGAGAACCATCTTGAAAGGTAGgctccttatcttcccacgagttcatacatatcaaaagtaccaaaatccaaccacaaatggtcCATCAAaacctcaagtctaggtctccaatatcaagccctagtttccctaattttaacccttaaattccattaattacagctctaatccgtaAAATAATACCTTAGGAACGAGTTTAGGTCCAAactccttacctcaatgaagttcccttgaaatccttcttcaaaatcgtccaaaaagctccaaagccgacttagaaatggtggaatagctcaaaaaacgcgaaggaaacaatttatatgttctagcccagggatttcgcatcttCGGTCAAATTCTCGCTTTTGTGGTATCGCTTCTGTGGTCAAGACCATCGCATCTGTGGTCCTCACTGAAGTCctcattttcgcatctgcgattcactatccgcacctgcgccatcgcaggtgcggttctccaaccgcttctgcggtttctgccTCCCTAGCTCCTTTGCTCTTCTGTGGCCCCCTTTtatcgcatctgcggcatcgcacctgcggttcccaatccgcaggtgcggaaacaatagaagcagaaaatctgcagcttcaccaCAAATTCCAAACTCTTCGTCAACCATCCgtaatcacctcgaggcccccaggacctcaaccaaaagcaaaaacatatcccataaccttattcaaacttataccaatcttcaaaacaccttaaacaacatcgaatcaaccaaaacacgttAGATTCAAGCCAAAGtcttcaaaaatcttccgaattacgtttttgatcaaaaacccaaccaaaccacgtccaaatgacctgaaattttgcacatacatcccaaaggacacaacggaactaatgagacactcggaattccattttgacccatATATTAAAATCTCACGTATCAATCGAAAAACGCCAATAATCCAATtttgctaattcaagcctaaatatactccggacctccaaaacacattcttatcacgctcctaagtcccaaatcacctctcgaagctatccaaaccatcggaactcatatccgagccctctaacacataagacaatattcggttgacttttccaacttaagcttcctcaaaaaagactaagtgtctcaaaccttaccaaatcctttctaagcccgagccaaccaacacgatcacatatagaactaatagacaaagcaataagaagcataaaagggagaaaacagagtggtaactcatgagacgactggccgagtcatCACAGAACCAGTTCTAACTCAAAAATTTGGTTAGAAAATTATGAACTTTGTACATAATTAGATTAGATTTTGCTCATTCTCATACATTCATAagtatactcttgtgccatgtgCTAATATGACTCGTTTATCTCTAATGATATTATCGCTATTTTCTTGGGAAATTCAGGTTTACACAAGAGATTTTTCAATGAAGAACCCAGTTCATTAACATTATTTGGTACGTATTCTCTACTCTGCATAGTTTGAAATAATTAAATTTAGATCATGTTTAAGAAAAGATTCCCATTCAATATCAAACCCCACTGTACTTATTCATTACAAAAATGGACCAGTTTGTTCAAAAGAGGAGTCCAAACTGCATTAAATACCTATATTGTAGGGAACCTTTCCAATATCTTGTCAAACAGGAATTTAGTTTGATTAGACTTCTGAGAGACTGTCGCTACCCAATTAAACACTCCTCTTTAAATTGATTAGGCTTAGTGTATTCTTCACTTAAACTTTTTAAGTCGTTAATCTACTCTTCATCTTTTCTCATCTTCGAAACACACTTAAACTTTCTTTTCTTACTTCCAAGCACAGAAATGGATAACACCTCTGATAATCCCTCTTCACCACCCAAGGAAACCTTACCCACACCATATGATACACCTTCAACTACTCCCATCTCTAATAAAGGAAGGGTAAAAATGATCGCTCGCAAGGTTGTTGTTGGTGGAGAGCAAATTAATAAAATCAATGAAAATTTGAAAGCAAATAGGGAAGAAGAACCCCAAAAATCTGATGAGTCATTCAAATCTACAACTAAGGGGGAAGAAACAGTTCCTTCTGAGTCTGAACAGGTAACGTCTAGCCCCAAAGTTAAtcttgaaactatttttgtggtTTCTATGAATTTGAAGAATACGTTTGTTCTTGTAGGATATATGTCAGGTGTTGAAAGTACTAAGTCTGGAAAGGTGGGttgtaaaaataaaagagaaaagataaagagagagaggGTTATCGAATTACTGTAAGGGGAATGGGAAAAGGAGTGACTGAATCTTTACGCACTCCTGTTGGTCTAACTAAAGAGTCAGGTGCTATGGTAGTTTAGGGTGAGGAATTTGTTGAAATAGAGGAGAGTCTGAGAAAAATAGAGGGAAGTGGGTCTGGAGAAGTTGCTGAAGGGCTGGTTCAACTAGGGAAAATGTAGATGAAACTGTTCCATCTGAACAGGAGACCCTCACAGACCTACTGAAAAGAGTGATTGAAAGCTACAATCCaaagaagaaacgaagtctaggaGTTAAAACCCCTGGCACCACTAGAGCCAACAAGAAAAGGAAGGTTGTTTCTTCTATCCCTGTAGAAATTCCTCCCACAAAAGGAAGATCTACTAGGAGTTAGAAGAAGCAGAGTGAGGCTGAACTGGACAAAGCCTtagaagaaagtaaaagaaaagttgCTACTAAGGACAATAAAAAGATGGTTGAGCCTGTTGAGGCTGTTTAAATTGATGAGATAGACCTGGTCCTTCAAGATGAAGATGATATAGAACAAGTGGAGACTGTGACTCCAAAAGCTAAGATAGGCAAGACTTCTACAAAGAAGTCCACTTCAAATACAAAGTCTATTGTTCCATCCACTTTGTCTAAAAGAACCAGGTTTTCTATGAAATCAAAAAAGGTAAAAATGGTGGAGGAAGACGAAcagagtggagaagaagaagaagatgatgatgaagaagaagaagaatccgATGTTGAGAAGGACAAGATGGTTAAGTTTGGGAAGAGAACCATCTTGAAAGGTAGgctccttatcttcccacgaattcatacatatcaaaagtaccaaaatccaaccacaaatggtcCATCAAaacctcaagtctaggtctccaataccaagccctagtttccccaattttaacccttaaattccattaattacagctctaatccgtaAAATAATACCTTAGGAACGAGTTTAGGTCCAAactccttacctcaatgaagttcccttgaaatccttcttcaaaatcgtccaaaaagctccaaagccgacttagaaatggtggaatagctcaaaaaacgcaaaggaaacaatttatatgttctagcccagggatttcgcatcttCGGTCAAATTCTCGCTTTTGTGGTATCGCTTCAGTGGTCAAGACCATCGCATCTGTGGTCCTCACTTAAGTCCTCATTTTCGCATCTGTGATTCActatccgcacctgcgccatcgcaggtgcggttctccaaccgcttctgcggtttctgccTCCCTAGCTCCTTTGCGCTTCTGCGGCCCCCTTTTATCGCATCtgtggcatcgcacctgcggttcccaatccgcaggtgcggaaacaatagaagcagaaaatctgcagcttcaccacaaattccaaactctccgtcaaccatccgtaatcaccccgaggcccccaggacctcaaccaaaagcaaaaacatatcccataaccttattcaaacttataccaatcttcaaaacaccttaaacaacatctaatcaaccaaaacacgtcagattcaagcctaagtctcccaaaatcttccgaattacgtttttgatcataaacccaaccaaaccacgtccaaatgacctgaaagtttgcacatacatcccaaaggACACAAAGGAACTAATGagactcttggaattccattttgacccctatatcaaaatctcacgtatcaatcgaaaaacgccaaaaatccaattttgctaattcaagcctaaatatactccggacctccaaaacacattcttatcacgctcctaagtcccaaatcacctctcgaagctatccaaaccatcggaactcacatccgagccctctaacacataagacaatattcggttgacttttccaacttaagcttcctcaaaaaagactaagtgtctcaaaccttaccaaatcctttctaagcccgagccaaccaacacgatcacatatagaactaatagacaaagcaataagaagcataaaagggagaaaacagagtggtaactcatgagacgactggccgagtcatCACAGAACCAGTTCTAACTCAAAAATTTGGTTAGAAAATTATGAACTTTGTACATAATTAGATTAGATTTTGCTCATTCTCATACATTCATAagtatactcttgtgccatgtgCTAATATGACTCATTTATCTCTAATGATATTATCGCTATTTTCTTGGGAAATTCAGGTTTACACAAGAGATTTTTCAATGAAGAACCCAGTTTATTAACATTATTTGGTACGTATTCTCTACTCTGCATAGATTGAAATAATTATATTTAGATCATGTTTAAGAAAAGATTCCCATTCAATATCAAACCCCACTGTACTTATACATTACAAAAATGGACCAGTTTGTTCAAAAGAGGAGTCCAAACTGCATTAAATGCCTAGATTGTGGGGAACCTTTCCAATGTTTTGTCAAACAGGAAttcagtttgattagacttctgAGAGACTGTCGCTACCCAATTAAACACTCCTATTTAAATTGATTAGGCTTAGTGTATTCTTCACTTAAACTTTTTAAGTCGTTAATCTACTCTTCATCTTTTCTCATCTTCGAAACACACTTAAACTTTCTTTTCTTACTTCCAAGCACAGAAATGGATAACACCTCTGATAATCTCTCTTCACCACCCAAGGAAACCTTACCCACACCATATGATACACCTTCAACTACTCCCATCTCTAATAAAATAAGGGTAAAAATGATGGCTCGCAAGGTTGTTGTTGGTGGAgagaaaattaataaaatcaatGAAAATTTGAAAGCAAATAGGGAAGAAGAATCCCAAAAATCTGATGAGTCATTCAAATCTACAACTAAGGGGGAAGAAACAGTTCCTTCTGAGTCTGAACAGGTAACGTCTAGCCCCAAAGTTAAtcttgaaactatttttgtggtTGCTATGAATTTGAAGAATACGTTTGTTCTTGTAGGATATATGTCAGGTGTTGAAAGTACTAAGTCTGGAAAGGTGGgtggtaaaaataaaaagagaaaagataaAGAGAGAGGGGGTTATCGAAGTACTGTAAGGGGAATGGGAAAAGGAGTGACTGAATCTTTACGCACTCCTGTTGGTCTAACTAAAGAGTCAGGTGCTATGGTAGTTTAGGGTGAGGAATTTGTTGAAATAGAGGAGAGTCTGAGAAAAATAGAGGGAAGTGGGTCTGGAGAAGTTGCTGAGGGGCTGGTTCAACTA
Proteins encoded in this window:
- the LOC138872683 gene encoding uncharacterized protein, coding for MVEEDEQSGEEEEEDEVEESDVEKDKMVKFGKRTILKGLHKRFFNEEPSSLTLFEMDNTSDNPSSPPKETLPTPYDTPSTTPISNKGRVKMIARKVVVGGEQINKINENLKANREEEPQKSDESFKSTTKGEETVPSESEQVTSSPKVNLETIFVVSMNLKNTFVLVGYMSGVESTKSGKGEEFVEIEESLRKIEGSGSGEVAEGLETLTDLLKRVIESYNPKKKRSLGVKTPGTTRANKKRKVVSSIPVEIPPTKGRSTRNLVLQDEDDIEQVETVTPKAKIGKTSTKKSTSNTKSIVPSTLSKRTRFSMKSKKVKMVEEDEQSGEEEEDDDEEEEESDVEKDKMVKFGKRTILKEMDNTSDNLSSPPKETLPTPYDTPSTTPISNKIRVKMMARKVVVGGEKINKINENLKANREEESQKSDESFKSTTKGEETVPSESEQVTSSPKVNLETIFVVAMNLKNTFVLVGYMSGVESTKSGKVGGKNKKRKDKERGGYRSTVRGMGKGVTESLRTPVGLTKESGAMATLTDLLKRVIESYNPKKKRSLGVKTPGTTRANKKRKVVSSILVEIPPTKGRSARNLVLQDEDEIEQVETVTPKAKIGKTSTKKSTSNTKSIVPSTLSKRTRFSMKSRKVKMVEEDEQSGEEEEEEEEEEEEEESDVEKDKMVKFGKRTILKGRLLRDLEEEGMVMLLEKLQVQGWKDMVFQMMEGWP